One Bacillota bacterium genomic window, GGGTTAGTGATCATTCGCACCGGTACATACAAGATCTTTGAGAAGATCATGAAGATCCTGGCGATTATGATGTTCTTCGCCTTCGTCATCTCCGCCATTGTGGTGAAACCGCCGCTCTTGGCAGTCCTCAAGGGCTTACTAGTTCCCGCCTTGCCCCAGGGCCGAGGCTGGTTTGATGTGATTTTCAAGGTGTTGGCACTGATGGGTGGAGTGGGCGGTACCGTAACCATCATGGCTTACAGCTATTGGCTGCGGGAGTGCAATATTGAGGACAAAAAGGAATTGCCTACGGTCCGGGTGGACTTGCTCATTGGATACATAGTAACCTTTGTTTTCTCCCTATCGGTGGTGGTTGTCTCCGCCGTGTTGATTCATCCTATTGGTGGGGAGATAGCCGGCAAAGAAGGGATTATCGACTTAGCCCGGACGCTAGAGTCCATCATGGGTCCCTTTGGCTACTGGGCCTTTGTCCTTGGCTTTTGGGCCGCGGTGTTCTCTTCGGTATTGTCCTTTTACCAGGCAATCCCCTATCTGTTTAACGATGCCGTAAGGATTGTTAAGCAGGATGAAAATGTAGAAGTGGGGATGCAGAGCAAGTACTACCAAGGGTATGTACTCTATATCTTCCTGGCTCCATTGCTGCTGCTGTTTTTCCGAGAGCCCATTGGCTTGACTTTGTTGTACTCGGTATTGGGTGCCTTTTTCATGCCTTTCTTGGCACTAATGCTTCTCTTAGTGGGCAACAGCAGGGAAATGGGGGACTGTAAGAATACACCGGCCTACAACCTGGTCATGGCGTTGATTTTCATTGTGATGAGTATAGTCAGCTTTTATCCTTTGTTCCGATAGCAGAAAACACGTAGTGCCCACCGAGACTCCAGGTGGGCACTACGTGTTTTGTCGCCGACGAGTTTAAAGTTTTTCCAATAGCGTTCTAACCCGACGTAGCCAGCTGCTGCCAGATTGTTCCTTAGGG contains:
- a CDS encoding Nramp family divalent metal transporter, with amino-acid sequence MKKVKWSLIGPGIVLAAAGVGAGDVVSSAVSGASYGYSLLWALLIGALFKYFLNEGMARYQLATGRTFMEGYSSRSRWFNYYFIVYLVIWSFIVGGALLSSVGLVTSAMFPIFPLEVWGIIAAIFGLVIIRTGTYKIFEKIMKILAIMMFFAFVISAIVVKPPLLAVLKGLLVPALPQGRGWFDVIFKVLALMGGVGGTVTIMAYSYWLRECNIEDKKELPTVRVDLLIGYIVTFVFSLSVVVVSAVLIHPIGGEIAGKEGIIDLARTLESIMGPFGYWAFVLGFWAAVFSSVLSFYQAIPYLFNDAVRIVKQDENVEVGMQSKYYQGYVLYIFLAPLLLLFFREPIGLTLLYSVLGAFFMPFLALMLLLVGNSREMGDCKNTPAYNLVMALIFIVMSIVSFYPLFR